In a single window of the Vicugna pacos chromosome 8, VicPac4, whole genome shotgun sequence genome:
- the GPR63 gene encoding probable G-protein coupled receptor 63 isoform X1, whose amino-acid sequence MLLTKLISHLCVCVCVLGLFSGKKTPVEGGTLGPFSGVCFQAHQGNLILLLCVEVLEEHHLSAGALHPAETMVFSAVLTASHTGASNTTFVVYENTYMNITVPPPFQHPGIGPLLRYSLGTIAPTGMSSLTVNSTAVPPTPAVFKGLNLPLQIILSAIMIFILFVSFLGNLVVCLMVYQKAAMRSAINILLASLAFADMLLAVLNMPFALVTILTTRWIFGKFFCRVSAMFFWLFVIEGVAILLIISIDRFLIIVQRQDKLNPYRAKVLIAVSWATSFCVALPLAVGNPDLQIPSRAPQCVFGYTTSPGYQAYVILISLISFFIPFLVILYSFMGILNTLRHNALRIHSYPEGICLSQASKLGLMSLQRPFQMSIDMGFKTRAFTTILILFAVFIVCWAPFTTYSLVATFSKHFYYQHNFFEISTWLLWLCYLKSALNPLIYYWRIKKFHDACLDMMPKSFKFLPRLPGHTRRRIRPSAVYVCGEHRTVV is encoded by the coding sequence ATGTTACTTACAAAGCTCATttcccatttgtgtgtgtgtgtgtgtgttttgggctTGTTTTCAGGCAAAAAGACTCCTGTGGAAGGTGGAACTCTTGGTCCGTTTTCCGGAGTGTGTTTCCAAGCCCATCAAGGAAACTTGATACTGCTGCTCTGTGTTGAAGTGCTTGAAGAACATCACCTCTCCGCCGGtgccctccatcctgctgaaacCATGGTCTTCTCTGCAGTGTTGACTGCTTCCCATACGGGAGCATCCAACACAACGTTCGTAGTTTATGAAAACACCTACATGAATATTACGGTCCCTCCACCCTTCCAGCATCCCGGCATTGGTCCACTGCTTAGATACAGTCTTGGAACCATAGCTCCCACTGGGATGAGTTCGTTGACAGTGAATAGCACAGCCGTGCCCCCAACACCAGCAGTTTTTAAGGGCCTCAACTTGCCTCTGCAAATCATCCTTTCTGCTATAATGATATTTATTCTGTTTGTGTCTTTTCTTGGGAACTTGGTTGTTTGCCTCATGGTTTACCAAAAAGCGGCCATGCGATCTGCCATTAACATCCTCCTGGCCAGCCTGGCTTTTGCAGACATGTTGCTTGCAGTGCTGAACATGCCCTTTGCCTTGGTCACTATTCTCACTACCAGATGGATTTTCGGCAAATTCTTCTGTAGGGTATCTGCCATGTTTTTCTGGTTGTTTGTGATAGAGGGAGTAGCCATCCTGCTCATCATTAGCATTGACAGGTTTCTTATTATAGTCCAGAGGCAGGATAAGCTAAATCCGTATAGGGCTAAGGTTCTCATCGCAGTTTCTTGGGCAACTTCTTTTTGCGTAGCTCTTCCTTTGGCAGTAGGAAACCCTGACCTGCAGATACCTTCCCGAGCCCCCCAGTGTGTGTTTGGGTACACGACCAGTCCGGGTTACCAAGCttatgtgattttgatttctctcatttctttcttcatcCCCTTCCTGGTGATCCTGTATTCATTTATGGGCATACTCAACACCCTTCGGCACAATGCCTTGAGGATCCATAGCTACCCTGAAGGTATATGCCTCAGCCAGGCCAGCAAACTGGGCCTCATGAGTCTACAGAGACCCTTCCAGATGAGCATTGACATGGGCTTTAAAACGCGTGCCTTCACAACCATTTTGATTCTCTTTGCTGTCTTCATTGTCTGCTGGGCCCCGTTCACCACTTACAGCCTTGTGGCCACGTTCAGCAAGCACTTTTACTATCAGCACAACTTTTTTGAGATTAGCACCTGGCTACTCTGGCTCTGCTACCTCAAGTCTGCATTGAACCCACTAATCTACTACTGGAGGATTAAGAAATTCCATGACGCCTGCCTGGACATGATGCCCAAGTCCTTCAAGTTTTTGCCGCGGCTCCCTGGTCACACGAGGCGACGGATACGCCCCAGTGCTGTCTACGTGTGTGGGGAACATCGGACGGTGGTGTGA
- the GPR63 gene encoding probable G-protein coupled receptor 63 isoform X2, protein MVFSAVLTASHTGASNTTFVVYENTYMNITVPPPFQHPGIGPLLRYSLGTIAPTGMSSLTVNSTAVPPTPAVFKGLNLPLQIILSAIMIFILFVSFLGNLVVCLMVYQKAAMRSAINILLASLAFADMLLAVLNMPFALVTILTTRWIFGKFFCRVSAMFFWLFVIEGVAILLIISIDRFLIIVQRQDKLNPYRAKVLIAVSWATSFCVALPLAVGNPDLQIPSRAPQCVFGYTTSPGYQAYVILISLISFFIPFLVILYSFMGILNTLRHNALRIHSYPEGICLSQASKLGLMSLQRPFQMSIDMGFKTRAFTTILILFAVFIVCWAPFTTYSLVATFSKHFYYQHNFFEISTWLLWLCYLKSALNPLIYYWRIKKFHDACLDMMPKSFKFLPRLPGHTRRRIRPSAVYVCGEHRTVV, encoded by the coding sequence ATGGTCTTCTCTGCAGTGTTGACTGCTTCCCATACGGGAGCATCCAACACAACGTTCGTAGTTTATGAAAACACCTACATGAATATTACGGTCCCTCCACCCTTCCAGCATCCCGGCATTGGTCCACTGCTTAGATACAGTCTTGGAACCATAGCTCCCACTGGGATGAGTTCGTTGACAGTGAATAGCACAGCCGTGCCCCCAACACCAGCAGTTTTTAAGGGCCTCAACTTGCCTCTGCAAATCATCCTTTCTGCTATAATGATATTTATTCTGTTTGTGTCTTTTCTTGGGAACTTGGTTGTTTGCCTCATGGTTTACCAAAAAGCGGCCATGCGATCTGCCATTAACATCCTCCTGGCCAGCCTGGCTTTTGCAGACATGTTGCTTGCAGTGCTGAACATGCCCTTTGCCTTGGTCACTATTCTCACTACCAGATGGATTTTCGGCAAATTCTTCTGTAGGGTATCTGCCATGTTTTTCTGGTTGTTTGTGATAGAGGGAGTAGCCATCCTGCTCATCATTAGCATTGACAGGTTTCTTATTATAGTCCAGAGGCAGGATAAGCTAAATCCGTATAGGGCTAAGGTTCTCATCGCAGTTTCTTGGGCAACTTCTTTTTGCGTAGCTCTTCCTTTGGCAGTAGGAAACCCTGACCTGCAGATACCTTCCCGAGCCCCCCAGTGTGTGTTTGGGTACACGACCAGTCCGGGTTACCAAGCttatgtgattttgatttctctcatttctttcttcatcCCCTTCCTGGTGATCCTGTATTCATTTATGGGCATACTCAACACCCTTCGGCACAATGCCTTGAGGATCCATAGCTACCCTGAAGGTATATGCCTCAGCCAGGCCAGCAAACTGGGCCTCATGAGTCTACAGAGACCCTTCCAGATGAGCATTGACATGGGCTTTAAAACGCGTGCCTTCACAACCATTTTGATTCTCTTTGCTGTCTTCATTGTCTGCTGGGCCCCGTTCACCACTTACAGCCTTGTGGCCACGTTCAGCAAGCACTTTTACTATCAGCACAACTTTTTTGAGATTAGCACCTGGCTACTCTGGCTCTGCTACCTCAAGTCTGCATTGAACCCACTAATCTACTACTGGAGGATTAAGAAATTCCATGACGCCTGCCTGGACATGATGCCCAAGTCCTTCAAGTTTTTGCCGCGGCTCCCTGGTCACACGAGGCGACGGATACGCCCCAGTGCTGTCTACGTGTGTGGGGAACATCGGACGGTGGTGTGA